A segment of the Helicobacter sp. 'house sparrow 1' genome:
ATAGTAGGAGACATCAAAACAACAAGATTACATGCAAGGCATATTAAAAGAATTAAATTCAAATGCTAATGTGATTGTAGTGGAATAAGTTTTAAACCCTAACTCTAAAAATAAGAGTTAGGGTAGAAATAATTAAACTCAAACAATCAATCAAGGAGGGAAAAAACTAAAAGATGCAATGCATCAATGTTCTTTAAAATAAAGAGAAATCTTTCTTTCTCTTGCCACCACTTAATTTCTCTTTTTTTCAAAGATTTTTTTATAAAACAAATCTTTAACAACTTAACATGACAAACAATGCGACAATATGCTTTGAAAGTTGAGCATATTCATAATAAACTCCGATTAAGTGGTGGTAAGAGAGGGAAAGGTAGTATTGCTTTGATGAAAAATTAAAGTTTAAGAGAGCTAGATCTGATTTCGTCTAATATTTGTAATGTATTTTCCAAACTTGTGTGATGGATGTGGAAGTTATAATGGTTGATTTTATAAACCTTGTCGTAGTATTTTTCAATTAATACTTCAGCAATTTTTTCAATTTCTTTTTTATCCCATAACTGCAATATTTCATTAAATATAGCATTGCTTAAATAGGGTTTTATTTTTTGCATTGCAGAAGAAAAAAGAGCGTGATTAATGTGTTGATAAAGTTTAACAATTCTTTTGATTCTATCTTCTATTGGAGCAGTAATTAAAATAAAAATTCCATTATGATAATGATAGAAGAGATCCTTAGGTATAACTAAGTTGCCAAGTTTTTTTGATTCTGCTTCAATGATTAGAGGTTGTTTATCTTGTTTTTTTATAAGTTCAAATTCAATGATATTTTCAAACATTTTTTGAGTAGGTTGTTTTCCAAGTTTAAGTGTTGCCAAAGAACCAAAGCTTGAACCATAGTGATGAGCAATACCTTCCAAATCCAAACTAAAGGTTGAATAAGATTGTATAATCTCACTTTTGCCACAACCAGTTGGTCCGCAAAGGGTAATAAATTTATAGGGGTTTTTAAGATTGATTAAAACATTTTGTCTATAGGATTTATAACCACCCTTTAGCTTAAATACTTGCAATCCTAGATTTTTTAAAACTTCATAGAGTGCTTGACTTCTTTGACCGCCCCTAGCACAGTAAATTAAAATCTTATTTTTATAAGAGAAAATTTGCCTTAGGGATTTTTCATTGGATATTTGTTCCAATAATAAAGAGATATTTTTACATACAAGACTGGCTCCAAGTATTTTTGCTTTGATAGAATCTTGATGATAAAGGGTTCCAATTTGCTTAAATTCTAGATTATTTAATACAGGAAAATTTAGTGCATTGGGAATATGAGAATGCTCATATTCATTTGGACTTCTAACATCAATCACCACATCAAAATTTCTATAATCCAAAGCATAATTAATCATTACTTATTTTTTCACCTTTAAAAATAAGATACCAACTTAGGGCACGCGCTTGATTTAGTCTTTCATAAGAATCTGCAAGTGTCTTGTTTGTTGGGTGGATGATAAGGGGTTCTTGTTTTGGTTCATAGATCATATTTTTATCACCAATGACAAAATATCCTAGAGCAAGTTTATTGTGTATTTTAAAATTAGGGTTATTGCTTGCTAGAGGGGCACCAAAGCTAGGATATTGAAACCCTTTTTTTCCCACAAGTTCAATGATTGTAGGAGCAATATCAAGATGAGAGCCTATAGTGGTGGTTTTATAAGGGTTTAGGACAGGCGAGTAGATGATACAAGGAACTTGTTTTGTAATTGCAACACTAGCGTTGCCTGGGTAATATCTATCATAATGAT
Coding sequences within it:
- the mnmH gene encoding tRNA 2-selenouridine(34) synthase MnmH, with amino-acid sequence MINYALDYRNFDVVIDVRSPNEYEHSHIPNALNFPVLNNLEFKQIGTLYHQDSIKAKILGASLVCKNISLLLEQISNEKSLRQIFSYKNKILIYCARGGQRSQALYEVLKNLGLQVFKLKGGYKSYRQNVLINLKNPYKFITLCGPTGCGKSEIIQSYSTFSLDLEGIAHHYGSSFGSLATLKLGKQPTQKMFENIIEFELIKKQDKQPLIIEAESKKLGNLVIPKDLFYHYHNGIFILITAPIEDRIKRIVKLYQHINHALFSSAMQKIKPYLSNAIFNEILQLWDKKEIEKIAEVLIEKYYDKVYKINHYNFHIHHTSLENTLQILDEIRSSSLKL